A single Eremothecium sinecaudum strain ATCC 58844 chromosome VIII, complete sequence DNA region contains:
- the RRN7 gene encoding Rrn7p (Syntenic homolog of Ashbya gossypii AAL140C; Syntenic homolog of Saccharomyces cerevisiae YJL025W (RRN7)), producing MSTYIRGPVCGTDNCRSRLWRIIDGRRTCQYGHVMEGDVEFNNEDDDALSGVITRRLNLTTNATGNFQSSLNFSQSQGPSQIHEDDKKLFGVEGKRLFLKCFQHILKEQCKWLMEQHDFPPEYKDTVKLLWLFYLKSLSPASDAEADNIPDLQQLNLSMAASISLLYLACIHLRIPALPSDFIRWSCSMKLPYFRSSHLLPTQWRKQLPSYYLQILDGGPLPVSSQIYRKTASVALKVGFSRNFRNQISVDLLLLRLLLLTALPPEFFIYTKTLVTLVDNPGNFSVPETVPSHPPALHNVPEVRIIAYYILSTSWVLRQPTCIPFIRAWLNHNPQNFSIHSLSAHRQPSHILSLKSRDITSYLDWFQESLLPRYADTLTSSLDQQIYKRKLYAVAPLNPRNPAPTPAPQLPTSFTDSLQETFINVAQDLNESRDTKTRESDAHMSDAVHTRLIQLVSTEFALHSNDLNDAVMALRRHCLRVLRAKRDVI from the coding sequence ATGTCAACATATATCAGAGGGCCTGTATGTGGAACCGATAACTGCCGAAGTAGGCTATGGCGAATTATTGACGGCAGAAGAACTTGCCAGTACGGGCATGTTATGGAAGGCGATGTAGAATTTAATAACGAGGATGATGACGCTCTTTCAGGCGTAATTACAAGGAGACTCAACCTCACAACCAATGCAACTGGTAACTTCCAATCAAGCTTAAACTTCTCTCAATCACAAGGTCCTTCACAGATACATGAAGATGATAAGAAGTTATTTGGTGTAGAAGGCAAAAGACTGTTTTTAAAATGCTTCCAACACATACTAAAGGAGCAGTGCAAATGGTTAATGGAGCAGCATGATTTTCCCCCAGAGTATAAAGATACTGTAAAGCTGCTTTGGCTCTTTTACCTCAAGAGTCTTTCGCCTGCTTCAGACGCAGAGGCGGATAATATCCCTGATCTACAGCAGCTAAACCTCTCTATGGCAGCTTCAATCTCCCTACTTTATCTCGCATGCATACATCTTAGGATACCCGCCCTTCCTAGCGATTTTATACGATGGAGTTGTTCAATGAAGTTACCGTATTTTAGATCCTCCCACCTTCTACCTACGCAGTGGCGCAAGCAACTTCCCTCATACTATTTGCAGATTCTAGATGGTGGACCGTTACCTGTCAGTTCTCAGATATATCGTAAAACAGCATCAGTTGCGCTGAAAGTCGGATTTAGCCGCAATTTCCGAAACCAGATATCTGTTgatcttcttctgcttcGACTGCTTTTGTTAACAGCTCTACCGCCTGAGTTCTTTATCTATACCAAGACTCTCGTAACCCTCGTTGACAATCCGGGGAACTTTTCTGTACCTGAGACAGTCCCGTCACATCCGCCAGCACTTCATAATGTGCCTGAGGTTCGGATAATTGCATATTACATCCTTTCTACGAGCTGGGTATTGCGTCAGCCCACATGTATACCATTCATTCGCGCATGGCTAAATCACAACCCACAAAACTTCTCCATACACTCTCTATCAGCCCACAGACAGCCCTCACACATCCTTTCCCTAAAATCACGGGACATCACATCGTACCTTGACTGGTTTCAAGAATCATTACTGCCAAGGTACGCAGACACACTTACATCTTCACTAGATCAGCAAATCTACAAAAGAAAGCTGTACGCCGTTGCTCCACTAAACCCGCGAAATCCAGCCCCAACGCCTGCACCGCAGTTACCGACCTCGTTTACAGACAGTCTACAGGAGACCTTCATTAATGTAGCTCAAGATTTAAACGAATCACGTGATACAAAAACACGTGAGTCAGATGCGCACATGTCTGACGCTGTACATACGAGGCTAATACAGTTAGTCTCTACTGAGTTCGC
- a CDS encoding HHR038Cp (Syntenic homolog of Ashbya gossypii AAL136C; Syntenic homolog of Saccharomyces cerevisiae YJL026W (RNR2) and YGR180C (RNR4)), whose amino-acid sequence MSIKETPSRVTANALSSLELKDAKKNIASALEKDNGKKPELKNSKTDEHREFMKSHSVHRHKLKQLEQDEPLLKENKRRFVMFPIKYHDIWDAYKRAEASFWTAEEIDLSKDLHDWNNRMTDNERFFISRVLAFFAASDGIVNENLVENFSAEVQIPEAKCFYGFQIMMENIHSETYSLLIDTYIKDPKEAEFLFNAIETIPEIKEKADWAIRWIEDEDALFGERLVAFAAIEGIFFSGSFAAIFWLKKKGLMPGLTFSNELICRDEGLHTDFACLLFSHLKNKPDPKILEKIITEAVDIEKRYFTDAIPVALLGMNAGLMNQYVEFVADRLLVALGNPKIYNVTNPFDFMENISLVGKTNFFEKRVSDYQKAGVMAKSSNQESENGAFTFDEDF is encoded by the coding sequence ATGTCAATAAAGGAAACGCCTTCAAGGGTCACTGCGAATGCATTGTCAAGTTTAGAATTGAAGGATGCAAAGAAAAATATAGCGTCCGCTTTAGAGAAAGATAATGGTAAAAAACCTGAGTTGAAGAATTCCAAAACTGATGAGCACAGAGAGTTTATGAAGTCTCATAGTGTACATCGTCATAAATTAAAGCAGTTGGAACAGGATGAACCGCTTTTAAAGGAAAATAAACGTCGATTTGTGATGTTCCCCATTAAATATCACGATATATGGGATGCATATAAGAGAGCTGAAGCTTCATTTTGGACTGCTGAAGAAATAGATTTGTCTAAAGATTTGCATGACTGGAATAATCGGATGACAGATAATGAACgtttttttatttcaagAGTATTGGCTTTTTTCGCAGCATCGGACGGGATTGTTAACGAGAACTTGGTAGAGAATTTTTCCGCAGAGGTGCAAATTCCAGAAGCTAAGTGTTTCTATGGGTTCCAAATTATGATGGAGAATATTCACTCAGAGACTTATTCGCTTTTAATTGACACATATATCAAGGATCCAAAGGAGGCCGAGTTTCTTTTCAATGCTATTGAAACGATCCCTGAGATCAAGGAAAAGGCCGACTGGGCTATAAGGTGGATTGAGGATGAAGACGCACTTTTCGGAGAGAGGTTAGTTGCATTTGCGGCTATTGAAGGTATATTCTTCTCTGGTTCGTTTGCAGCCATCTTCTGGTTAAAAAAGAAGGGCCTGATGCCGGGTTTGACATTTTCTAATGAATTGATTTGTAGAGATGAGGGGCTGCATACTGACTTCGCCTGTCTACTATTCTCTCATCTAAAGAACAAGCCAGACCCAAAGATTCTTGAGAAAATCATTACTGAAGCTGTCGATATCGAAAAGAGATATTTTACTGATGCTATTCCAGTTGCACTATTGGGTATGAATGCCGGCCTAATGAATCAATATGTCGAATTTGTTGCTGATCGACTACTTGTCGCGCTTGGCAACCCAAAGATCTACAATGTGACTAACCCATTCGACTTCATGGAGAACATCTCACTCGTCGGTAAGACCAACTTTTTCGAAAAGAGGGTTTCCGACTACCAAAAAGCAGGCGTCATGGCGAAATCTTCTAATCAAGAATCTGAGAACGGCGCTTTCACTTTTGATGAGGATTTTTAA
- the OKP1 gene encoding Okp1p (Syntenic homolog of Ashbya gossypii AAL138C; Syntenic homolog of Saccharomyces cerevisiae YGR179C (OKP1)): protein MKDAILDKILSDQESLTEDDIVLNNDSSMMSVNVDRLRLDRKQPARDLFVREAPSSPLAENYERQERDQTDTQEENNVGGENDKDQSDIITTLPRERKRVRFNSRDEQHHNPDEINPWDLKKLVRSELRQRLPENYEIRTWKRPPRTLVRSLVDLMETNVTRAVEKVLSNYETECVRTLGSDQFGKFRADKEQMLYNLIGKLQTRIKRSRFPARIAENALDIEYIFAKRNYIQQQYASQLHSAEAMEERLIQEQRTASEFEEQVANPSSKELLKELTADLHPSLHKAVTNSYGLIKDNQNTRSTYLIDKEDLNLRLDSA, encoded by the coding sequence ATGAAAGACGCTATATTAGACAAGATACTATCGGATCAGGAAAGTTTGACAGAAGATGATATAGTACTGAACAATGATTCATCAATGATGAGTGTGAACGTTGATCGGCTCAGGCTAGATAGAAAGCAACCAGCCCGAGATCTCTTTGTTAGAGAAGCTCCAAGTAGCCCATTGGCAGAGAATTATGAGCGGCAAGAACGTGATCAAACCGATActcaagaagaaaataatgTCGGGGGTGAGAATGATAAAGATCAGAGTGACATTATAACAACTCTTCCTAGGGAACGTAAGCGTGTAAGGTTTAACTCGCGTGATGAACAACATCACAACCCAGATGAGATCAATCCTTGGGATCTAAAGAAACTAGTGCGATCAGAGCTCAGGCAAAGGCTACCCGAAAATTACGAGATCAGGACGTGGAAAAGGCCTCCGAGAACGCTTGTGAGATCTTTAGTGGACCTCATGGAAACTAATGTAACACGCGCTGTTGAGAAAGTACTGAGCAACTACGAAACTGAGTGCGTACGCACTCTTGGGAGTGACCAGTTCGGGAAATTTCGTGCAGATAAAGAGCAGATGCTTTATAATTTAATTGGTAAGCTACAGACTCGCATTAAACGCTCACGATTTCCTGCTCGAATAGCCGAGAACGCCCTTGACATTGAATACATATTCGCAAAAAGGAATTACATTCAACAGCAATACGCATCGCAGCTTCACAGTGCGGAGGCTATGGAGGAACGGCTGATACAGGAGCAGCGCACAGCATCAGAATTTGAAGAACAAGTTGCGAATCCAAGCAGTAAAGAGTTGTTAAAAGAACTAACGGCGGATTTGCATCCGAGTTTGCATAAAGCGGTAACAAACTCCTATGGTTTAATAAAGGATAACCAGAATACCCGATCCACATATTTAATAGATAAAGAAGACCTTAACTTACGGCTTGATAGCGCGTAG
- the YIP1 gene encoding transporter YIP1 (Syntenic homolog of Ashbya gossypii AAL135C; Syntenic homolog of Saccharomyces cerevisiae YGR172C (YIP1)), with product MSYYNQANAANGGFYQPSQQFHFPQGSMSFDGTSSPATNSASFTNEQLPNGILNAFSTRGYSFEPSLLEELGINFSHIMTKTKFVLTPTSSINLPLEIFNDTDLSGPLLFCLVFGTMLLTAGKVHFGYIYGVALFGSLALYQLLKLMSDPKGAPAGDISSPSPSSTPTSTGSVKSVSYLRTASILGYSFLPLCFLAMIGIFMSLDNWIGYVLGLIAVVWCTWSASGFFIYYLQLHNVRVLIAYPLMIFYSVFALMAIFV from the coding sequence ATGTCTTACTACAATCAGGCGAATGCTGCCAATGGAGGGTTCTATCAGCCTTCTCAACAGTTCCATTTTCCACAGGGCTCAATGTCTTTCGATGGAACGAGCTCTCCTGCTACCAACTCTGCAAGCTTTACAAACGAACAGCTTCCTAACGGAATCCTAAATGCATTCTCAACAAGAGGTTACTCCTTTGAGCCATCACTTTTAGAAGAACTAGGCATCAATTTCAGTCACATAATGACAAAAACTAAGTTCGTCCTCACTCCGACATCGTCCATCAACTTACCCCTAGAGATCTTTAACGACACTGATCTCTCAGGTCCGCTACTATTCTGTCTAGTTTTTGGTACAATGCTTCTCACAGCCGGCAAGGTGCACTTTGGTTACATATACGGGGTTGCGTTATTCGGTTCACTGGCGCTTTACCAACTTTTAAAACTGATGAGCGATCCAAAAGGAGCTCCCGCTGGAGACATTTCATCTCCTTCTCCGTCGTCCACACCTACATCAACGGGATCAGTTAAATCTGTCTCTTACCTTAGAACCGCCTCTATCCTAGGGTATTCATTCCTTCCCCTCTGCTTTCTTGCAATGATAGGGATTTTTATGTCCCTCGATAACTGGATCGGTTACGTGCTAGGACTCATAGCAGTGGTATGGTGTACCTGGTCTGCTTCGGGCTTCTTCATCTACTATTTGCAACTTCACAATGTTCGTGTCCTCATTGCATACCCACTAATGATCTTTTACAGCGTGTTTGCGTTGATGGCCATCTTTGTATAG
- the PBP1 gene encoding Pbp1p (Syntenic homolog of Ashbya gossypii AAL139C; Syntenic homolog of Saccharomyces cerevisiae YGR178C (PBP1)) codes for MKGNSNRRKENTFNSSPLGRNLGDASSSSFYETEETRKAFSERMNYLLVNSIGSTAVVTVLTGVKYSGILVACNPSSSNGIDVILKYPKVIDKGIDQEDISTLSEQFGETLLIEGVDVAELELKEIDLNVDEKSEHLKKKKTEEHLSKEKEERKRTGFRTDVDISGASSDFKARELKKWSSDDPGPFELGESLEDAAETWDQFAVNEEKFGIKSTFDEHLYTTKINKDAPNYETRLKEAERIAKEIESQGTSGNIHLAEDRGIIMEGEMDEEDKYSGVDRRGDELLAQLKLNAKPTTERPQKYIPPSLRNEPHNVDPAILSSTKKSRSPPTSKSPIEKKTQLDELKKFSEKFKVPYKMPEEVKTILKKAEESKPQSALKVNPSLPPKPTTQPTANLTVMSNPATASKPTSRNSKPSTPAPAKADLRKNSNKFSSQSGYTPVASPSAGRVNPYRRRNNSSFFGEEGPKGLKKDFNQDFNMFLSSKRAYDAKSTGTKSMDPFMIERPYFTTPTWISTIEKSHKTLFPDKRTAIQRTQLRLQQRTMNAMGGNMPMGGIPSMMAMPIGPGGSQSTPFMASPGMFVHFQPHAMFYPPVPQMMTIMGGMTDERGSNTHTPSPGNNSPHGAPNFMANGAPMGPSTYPASYMPIMGPVGIGSNNNTGAPSGSSYKGHYHNHNNGNRYHRHR; via the coding sequence ATGAAGGGTAATAGCAACAGAAGAAAGGAGAATACCTTTAATTCTTCTCCACTAGGTAGAAACCTAGGCGACgcaagttcttcatcgttTTATGAAACTGAAGAAACAAGGAAAGCGTTTAGTGAAAGAATGAATTATTTGCTGGTTAATAGTATAGGCTCAACCGCAGTAGTAACGGTATTGACTGGAGTTAAGTACTCTGGAATATTGGTTGCATGTAATCCTAGTTCATCGAATGGTATTGAtgttattttaaaatatccTAAAGTGATTGACAAGGGGATAGACCAGGAGGATATATCTACACTCTCAGAGCAATTTGGTGAGACCTTATTAATCGAAGGAGTTGATGTAGCAGAGCTTGAACTGAAGGAGATTGACCTTAATGTGGACGAAAAGAGTGAACATTTGaaaaaaaagaaaactGAAGAACACCTCAGTAAGGAAAAAGAAGAGCGGAAACGGACAGGGTTTAGAACAGATGTTGATATTTCAGGTGCTAGTTCAGATTTTAAAGCAAGGGAGCTAAAGAAATGGTCATCGGATGATCCAGGGCCGTTTGAGTTGGGCGAATCCCTAGAAGATGCCGCCGAGACATGGGACCAATTTGCCGTTAACGAAGAAAAGTTTGGAATAAAGTCTACCTTTGATGAGCACCTTTATACTACCAAAATTAACAAGGATGCTCCAAACTATGAGACTAGGTTGAAGGAGGCAGAAAGGATTGCGAAGGAGATTGAGTCACAGGGAACATCAGGAAATATTCACTTGGCTGAAGATAGAGGTATTATTATGGAAGGGGAAATGGATGAAGAGGATAAATATTCTGGAGTTGACCGTAGGGGTGATGAACTGTTGGCGCAATTGAAACTGAATGCAAAACCAACTACTGAGAGGCCCCAGAAGTATATTCCTCCAAGTCTAAGGAATGAGCCTCATAATGTTGACCCAGCAATCCTTTCTTCAACGAAGAAAAGTCGTTCACCTCCAACAAGTAAGAGTCCTATAGAAAAAAAGACTCAACTAGATGAACTTAAGAAGTTTTCTGAGAAATTCAAGGTGCCATATAAAATGCCAGAAGAAGTGAAGACCATCTTGAAAAAGGCAGAGGAATCCAAGCCTCAATCGGCGTTAAAAGTTAACCCTTCTTTACCGCCGAAGCCTACCACTCAGCCAACGGCTAACCTTACTGTTATGAGTAACCCGGCCACTGCTTCAAAGCCCACAAGTCGGAATTCGAAGCCAAGTACCCCCGCGCCTGCTAAAGCTGACTTGCGTAAGAACTCAAACAAGTTCTCATCCCAAAGCGGTTACACACCGGTAGCTTCGCCGTCCGCTGGTAGAGTGAATCCATACCGGAGACGCAACAACTCATCGTTTTTCGGAGAGGAAGGACCTAAAGGATTGAAAAAGGATTTCAACCAAGACTTTAACATGTTCTTGAGTTCCAAACGAGCATATGATGCCAAATCGACCGGAACAAAGAGTATGGACCCATTTATGATTGAAAGACCATATTTTACAACACCAACATGGATCAGCACCATTGAAAAATCTCACAAAACTTTATTCCCAGACAAAAGAACAGCTATTCAGAGAACACAACTAAGACTGCAACAGCGCACTATGAATGCCATGGGTGGTAATATGCCAATGGGCGGTATTCCAAGCATGATGGCCATGCCTATAGGTCCCGGTGGCTCGCAGTCAACTCCATTTATGGCATCACCAGGTATGTTTGTGCATTTTCAACCACATGCTATGTTTTATCCGCCAGTACCCCAAATGATGACAATCATGGGCGGTATGACAGATGAACGTGGAAGCAATACGCATACTCCGTCGCCAGGAAATAATTCACCACATGGTGCTCCTAATTTCATGGCGAATGGTGCTCCAATGGGTCCATCAACGTACCCAGCTTCATACATGCCTATTATGGGCCCCGTTGGTATTGGAAGTAATAACAATACAGGAGCTCCTAGTGGGTCGAGCTATAAGGGCCATTATCACAATCATAATAATGGCAATCGTTACCACAGACATAGAtaa
- the THI4 gene encoding thiamine thiazole synthase (Syntenic homolog of Ashbya gossypii AAL137W; Non-syntenic homolog of Saccharomyces cerevisiae YGR144W (THI4)) has protein sequence MSQTMVKTQHLKLEAPSISHALSEVVKTEDWSDFEFKPIRESTVSRAMTSRYFNDLDKFAVSDVVIVGAGSSGLSAAYVIAKNRPDLRIAIVEANVAPGGGAWLGGQLFSAMIMRKPAHLFLQELEIPYEDEGDYVVVKHAALFTSTVLSKVLQFPNVKLFNATSVEDLVTKPSESGEVTIAGVVTNWTLVTMAHDTQSCMDPNVIELEGYKEDGTRDPTKRHGVVLSTTGHDGPFGAFCAKRLADLDAKHQVKGMQALDMNTAEAGVVKSSGRTQGANYIYFAGMETATKKGVSRMGPTFGAMAVSGIKAAEEILRHFA, from the coding sequence ATGTCTCAAACTATGGTTAAGACCCAACACTTAAAGCTAGAAGCTCCTAGCATCAGTCATGCCCTATCTGAAGTCGTGAAGACCGAAGATTGGTCTGATTTTGAATTTAAACCTATCCGTGAGTCCACTGTTAGCCGTGCAATGACTTCCCGTTACTTTAACGATTTGGACAAGTTTGCTGTATCGGACGTCGTTATTGTTGGTGCAGGATCATCTGGTCTTTCTGCTGCGTATGTCATCGCAAAAAACAGACCAGACCTTAGAATTGCAATTGTGGAAGCAAATGTGGCACCAGGTGGGGGTGCATGGTTGGGTGGTCAGTTATTCTCTGCGATGATTATGAGAAAGCCTGCCCATCTTTTCTTGCAAGAATTAGAAATTCCATATGAAGATGAGGGTGACTATGTCGTCGTTAAGCATGCTGCATTGTTCACATCCACCGTGTTATCCAAGGTTCTGCAATTCCCTAACGTAAAGCTATTCAATGCTACTTCCGTTGAAGATCTTGTTACAAAGCCAAGTGAATCTGGTGAAGTGACCATTGCAGGTGTTGTGACAAATTGGACCCTAGTCACCATGGCTCATGACACGCAGTCATGCATGGACCCTAATGTAATTGAATTGGAGGGATACAAGGAAGACGGTACCAGAGATCCAACCAAGAGGCACGGAGTGGTGCTTTCAACCACTGGTCACGATGGACCTTTTGGTGCTTTCTGTGCTAAGAGGTTGGCCGATTTGGATGCAAAGCACCAAGTGAAGGGTATGCAGGCACTGGATATGAACACTGCTGAGGCAGGTGTCGTTAAGAGCTCCGGTAGAACTCAAGGTGCTAACTATATATACTTCGCTGGTATGGAAACTGCTACCAAGAAAGGAGTATCACGTATGGGTCCAACATTCGGTGCTATGGCTGTTTCTGGTATCAAAGCTGCCGAAGAAATTCTGCGCCATTTTGCTTAA